One Periplaneta americana isolate PAMFEO1 chromosome 8, P.americana_PAMFEO1_priV1, whole genome shotgun sequence genomic region harbors:
- the LOC138704453 gene encoding zinc finger protein 514-like, translating into MVVNFTIMCRLCMGEKEPMLPLFEEDGSLPDRIMTLVPIVKMCAGDGLPAQVCERCVQQVNDLFNFKLQCESSDATLRQFVNSQGSEQSSTTNPSDYCWSLAEVKVEVNEENTTDENSVHADNAEEQRLPEEDGFLKSTEGLWSSLPAGTNSNGNTGTKKRIHVPVVGKFKMKTDKQFSGRKYSRNVTRMQKHGSNSDVKESEKRQKGNSVQPTTVNSAKNSTKRWLPENKDLKKAKASNETCLQEDNCIKDVTKDISSKVRVEELQTQPKPEVDRKRFLCHDCGKIFTLKHQLQGHLRTHTGEKPYCCSVCGESFGFGSCLRKHMRIHTLEKPYLCTVCGRSFSRGDTLTKHMRGHTGEKPYHCTVCGNNFGRRSTLINHLRAHMGEKRYLCTECGWRCVQSYDLTKHMRCHSGEKPVRCKVETKSLAFV; encoded by the exons ATGGTGGTGAATTTCACTATCATGTGCCGTCTATGTATGGGAGAAAAAGAACCTATGCTTCCACTATTCGAAGAAGATGGATCTCTTCCTGACAGAATCATGACATTAGTACCTATAGTGAAG ATGTGTGCTGGTGATGGCCTACCTGCTCAGGTGTGTGAACGTTGTGTTCAGCAAGTAAACGATTTGTTCAACTTCAAACTACAATGTGAAAGTTCTGATGCTACATTACGACAGTTTGTAAACTCACAGGGCAGTGAG CAATCCTCAACTACGAATCCTTCTGACTATTGTTGGTCACTAGCTGAAGTCAAGGTTGAAGTCAATGAAGAAAATACGACAGATGAGAACAGTGTTCACGCAGATAACGCAGAAGAACAGAG ATTACCTGAAGAAGATGGCTTTTTGAAAAGCACCGAAGGTCTTTGGTCCAGTCTTCCAGCTGGAACGAACTCAAATGGAAACACTGGCACAAAGAAGAGGATCCATGTTCCTGTGGTgggaaaatttaaaatgaaaactgacaAGCAATTTTCTGGAAGAAAATATAGTAGAAATGTTACAAGGATGCAGAAACATGGTTCGAATTCAGATGTAAAAGAATCTGAAAAACGACAGAAGGGAAATTCTGTACAGCCCACAACAGTTAACTCTGCGAAGAATTCTACTAAGAGATGGCTACCTGaaaataaagatttaaaaaaagctAAGGCTTCTAATGAAACTTGTTTACAGGAAGACAACTGCATAAAGGACGTTACGAAAGACATTTCGAGTAAAGTCAGAGTAGAGGAGTTACAGACACAGCCTAAACCAGAAGTGGACAGGAAGCGATTCCTTTGTCATGATTGTGGGAAAATTTTCACATTAAAGCATCAGCTTCAAGGCCACTTACGGACTCATACTGGTGAAAAACCATATTGTTGTTCTGTGTGTGGGGAGTCGTTCGGTTTTGGTAGCTGTTTGAGAAAGCACATGAGGATACACACACTAGAAAAACCGTATCTATGTACCGTGTGTGGGAGGAGCTTCAGTCGTGGTGATACGCTCACTAAACACATGCGGGGTCACACAGGCGAAAAACCCTACCATTGTACTGTGTGCGGCAACAATTTTGGACGTCGTAGTACCCTCATTAATCATTTGAGGGCCCACATGGGAGAAAAACGTTATCTGTGTACTGAATGTGGTTGGAGATGTGTTCAAAGTTATGACTTAACAAAACATATGCGTTGTCACTCAGGTGAAAAACCAGTGCGCTGTAAAGTAGAAACAAAGAGTCTAgcgtttgtttaa